ATCAAGAGATTTCTGAGAAACAGATTCAAATCCTATAAAAACCACACGGCAACCTGCCGCATACATCAATTTCAGTATTTTATCATCTTTTAATTTATTTATTGGAGCCTGACACCAAAACCTGATTTTCAAAGGTATTAAACTTTTCATAAATTCTTCAGCATAACTTGGCATAGCCAATAAATTGTCATCTGTAAAAAATATTATTTTTCTGGAATCAATTTTTTGTAAAGTTTTAACTTCTTCAATAACATTTTCTATAGACTTATGCCTATACTTTCTTCCATTAAACACCTTTACTGAACAAAACTCACAATCATACGGACAACCACGACCTGTTTGAATAGTAAAATCAAGATATTGATTAATTTTTAACAAATCCCATCTGGGTATTGGAGCGTTAGTTAAATCAGGAAAATCCGATGTGCGATAAAACTTTTGCAGATTTTTTTTTTGAGCGTCCCTTATAACTTGTTCCCATATCCCTTCCGCTTCACCAATTACCACAGAATCACAATGTTGAATCGCCTCATCAGGAAGCATAGAAACATGAATACCACCCATAACTACTGGCACACCTATCTTTTTGAATTGATCTGCAATTTCATATGAACGTGAAATAGAACAAGTCATTCCTGTAATTCCCACTAAATCTACTTTTTCATCAAAATCAATAGGTTCAACATTTTCATCGGTTAAAACAACTTCCACATCAGAAGGGGTTAATGCCGCTAAAGTAGGTAAAGCTAATGGAACACTACCAGCTTTTTTACCTGTAAG
This genomic stretch from bacterium harbors:
- a CDS encoding radical SAM protein → MKIKLIAPARKPEWGESFWDLKTLCKLTGKKAGSVPLALPTLAALTPSDVEVVLTDENVEPIDFDEKVDLVGITGMTCSISRSYEIADQFKKIGVPVVMGGIHVSMLPDEAIQHCDSVVIGEAEGIWEQVIRDAQKKNLQKFYRTSDFPDLTNAPIPRWDLLKINQYLDFTIQTGRGCPYDCEFCSVKVFNGRKYRHKSIENVIEEVKTLQKIDSRKIIFFTDDNLLAMPSYAEEFMKSLIPLKIRFWCQAPINKLKDDKILKLMYAAGCRVVFIGFESVSQKSLDRMNKSHVNKVEEYKETINKIHSNKIAVFGSFVLGGDADDENIFEETSKFIDDTNIAFSMVNIITPLPGTVLSQRLEKEGRILHKDWSKYNAENICCKPHLISEKQLNEGHKEIIQNIYSYNHIHKRLHNIWNRGVFVRDNDSFLGRFTKGRIIFSIKSILEFKKDRTFFVLRSLWNRNVTSVVSILSALNYHDYTENLTIRSNHEGNSFTYR